CATGGTCATGGTCATGGTCATGGTCATGGTCATGGTCATGGTCATGGTCATGCTGATCGTCATGGGCTGGCTCGGACGCAGGCAAGGATTCGTGCGCGTGTCCTGAATCAGGATCGGGATCGAAAGCCGGCCCATGATCATGTTCGTGCGCCGCCTCCTCGCCCGAGTGACTGTGCATCAGCGCCTCTTCGGTAACCGGCACCGCGGATACCGCCACCCCGTAACGGTACACCATCAAACCGCCCAAATCGGCGCCCAGCACCAGCACGCCGCACATGATCGCGGCCAGTATCAGAAACAAGGTATTGGCCGCGCCCTCGATCGCGACGCCCTGCAGGGCGCGCCATGCGGAAAGCAGCAGCGACAGGATCAGAACGGTCAGCATGAAATGCTCGTGTCTCTCCATGATGCCGTGCACATCGCCCCCGTGCGCCACCGAATTGGCGGCGATAAAGCCGGCCGCCGCGGTAAAAATCGCGGAAACAGCGCCCAGGTATAACAGCCAACTCGCAACCGCACGCCAGGACGGCTTTCGAAACAAACTGCCCGCCAGATCCAGCAAGAAAAAAGCCGATAAAAACGCGATCGGGAAATGCACCAGCAGCGGGTGGATGTTCTGCATCGAGGCGATACCCGGAAAAACTTCCGCAAATATTTCCGGCGGCTCCATGCCGGCCAGTTTTTCGAGAAAGTCCAAAAGGCCCGCCACGGCTGCCGCGATGCCGCCGCCGTGGTCGGCGCCGCCGTGAACCATAAAAGTCAAAGAATGGAATAAAGTCATAATGATGGTTTTGAATTGAAGACTGAACACTCTACCGAATGCCGGGCAAAAAACCAACTTTCTTCAAGCCGGATCGAACAGTAACGAAGGCTTGCCGACATAATAGCCCTGCGCATAATCGACACCCAAAACCTTCAATTTCTCCAACTGCTCGGCATTTTCGACATATTCGGCAATCGTTTCCCGCTCGAATAATTTCGCCGCCGAGCAGATAAAGCTGACGACCAGTTCGGAATAAGGGCATTTGAGAATATTCTGCATGAACAAGCCGTCGATCTTGAAAAAGTCGACGTTGAATTTGGACAGATTGGCGAGGTTGCTCGATCCGATGCCGATATCGTCCAGCGACAGCAAACAGCCCAGATTCTTCTTCAACTGCCGCATGAACTCGCAGGCATTCTGATAGTCGTGGTCGGCGACCGTTTCGGTGATCTCGAAGCAGATCTTTCTCGAATCGATGCCGTAATACCTGAAGTTCTGTTCGACTTTCCCGATGAAGCCGGGATAGCGGATCGTGCTGCCGGAAATGTTCAGTGAATAGACGGCATGCTGGGGATTTTCGGCCAGGTAACGGCACAGTTGCTGCACGACGTAAAGGTCCACTTCGCGGCTGATGTGGAACAGCTCGGCGGCCCTGAGCAGGCGCCGTTGCGTCAGGCTGTCGCCCTGGTCGCTTTTATACCGCAGCAGGACCTCGGCTTTTTTTTCGGCGTCCGCGCCGTTGATCGGCGATATCGGCTGCGCGAACAACACGAAGGCATGGTTGGTCAGCCCTTCCCTGAGCTCCGGCAGCAATTTCAACAGGTCGTAATATTCGTGCAGCACCGGATCGTCGTATTCGATCAGCTTGACGACGCTGTTGCCGGCCCGCTTGGCTTGAAACAGCGCTTCGTCCACCGCGGCCAGAATGCGTTCGGGCGTTTTATATTCGGGCGACAACGAGGTTACACCGATAATCAGCTTCGGATAATAGGCGATGTCCGCCACAATAATACATTGCTGGTCGATCAGATGGGCCAGCTGTTCGGCGAATTGCATGCTTTCCTGCACCGGCAATTTGAGCAGGATGCCGAAGCGGTTGCGATCCAGTTTGCCGATACGGGCACTCGCGATCGACGCCACTTTACCGATGATCAGCGACTGTATCCGGGAAAAAAGCTCTTCCGCCGCCGCGGTGCCCTGCGTCAGGCTGGCAAGCTGCAGAGTATGGTTGATCTCCGCATACAGGAGCGTATATCGGTCCCGATTGGTTTCGGCAATCCGTCCGACTTCTTCGATGAAAGCGATCCGGGTCAGTAAATTCATAAACTAACCGAAATGACGCCTTGAGAATGCGGGACAGCTCCGAAGGCCAGCATCCGGCAATGAACGGCCCACTGGATGAACTTAATGATTTCAGTCCCCATCGATATTTAAACAGTACAAAGCGGCATCGCCCTCTCGCCAGCGGAGACGCGCTTGATTTCGGATGTGGGACAGGGCGGTTTCCGTTGGAGGACGGCCGGAGAAAAACAGTATCAATAAGGAAAACAGGTTTGACATGCGTGCATTGTACAGTAAACGTTGTCAGGATTCTTCCGGTTATTCGACTTTTAACACGCTGCAGGAATAACACGATGACGAGCTTACAAATCCGCCTGCTTGCGATCATCGTTCTCGCAATCGGTCGGGCTGAACGAACAGGAGGCAAAGGAACAAGGCATCCCTTATGAAACCAGCCTCTACGATCTGGCCGAGCTGGGCCGGGCAATCGCGGACGGCAAAGGACAAGGTTTTGTAAAAGTCCTGACCGTTCCCGGAAAGGATAAAATCCTCGGGGTTACGATCGCAGGGGAACATGCCGGCGACCTGATCGCCGAATTCATTCTCGCGATGAAGCACCGTATCGGTCTGAACAAGATTCTCGGTACGATTCATATCTATCCGACCCTCGCCGAAGCGAATAAATACGCCGCGGGAGTGTGGAAACGCGGACATCAGCCGGAAACCCTGCTGAAATGGCTGGCTAAGTTTCATGCCTAGCGGCGGGGATAAACTTGATTGGGGAAAACCCTAGCAAAACGATCAATACGGGAGAGGGGTCAGGATGTGCCCATTCCTCAAGGTCATTCCCTTTTTTGAGGAAAGTCGTCCACTTCGAAACCGGCCGGCTCTGAGCCTGAAATGATACATCGCCATTTTATTCACAAAGTTTGTGGATAACTTTGTGGATACATTGTTTTCGGGCTCTCCAAAGTACCGTTTTTATTACCCCTCGGTCAGTTTGTATAAAAACGAATCAATCCACTGAAGCAATAATAAATCAATGACTTGGATCATCTACTGGGTTTTTTGTCGGCCTTGTCCGGCATGATGTAAGTCATTGATTTCTTCTGTGCATAAACGCCCTCGTTAAGAAACCGGTTGTCAACGGCAGACGGGTTTTCCGATCCGGGAATTTACCGGTTTCGCCCTCAGCGTCCCGCCGCGATTGCGTAAGCCGCACAGAGACAGAAGCGGCCCGCTCCGTTCCGCGTGCTTCGGAAACCGTTCCGTTCCTTCTTGGCTCTCGACGCTTGACGCGGATCCAATATTTCCTTCACGCGAAAAAGCATCGAAAATATTTATTCACAAAACCTGTGGATAACTTTGTGGATAGATTGTTTTCGGGCTTCCAAAAGTGCCGTTTTTATTGGATTTTGGTTAGTTTGTACAAAAACGAATCAATCCACTGATACAATAAAAAATCAATGACTTACGGATGCATCAAAGATTTTTCACCGTACAGCTTGACATCCTGTAAGCCATTGATTTCATCCTGTGCATAAATGTTATTGAGTCAAAATATCGTGCGAGAATGTTCGAATCCCGGATCAGCCGCGTTCATCCCAGGCTTTTTCGAGCCGTTTCGCGGACACCGGAAATGCGGTCTTCAGTTGCTGCGCATACAGCGACACCCTGAATTCTTCCAGCGCCCAACGGAACGGATCCTGTTCGGGGATGACGGTCTCTTTTTTTGACTTCTTCTCGACATCCTGCCAAAAGCGGATGGCATAACGCTGGATTTCCTGATTTTTTTGCGGATCGTTCACAAACTTGTCCAGCCGGTACAGGACCGCTTTCAAATAACGCGGGATCGCCTTGAGCTGGTCGTACGGGGTGTGCCGGATAAAGCCGGCGTAGATCAATAGGTCGAGCTGTTGATTTACATCTTTGGCCAATGAATCGTTAGGGTTCAGCTTGCCTGTGCGGGCTTTGATGTCGGCGTATTGCAGCATGATATCCGGAACGATCTTGCCGATGTCGTTCGCCGCAGCGATCAGATTCGGCTTCGCCGCTTGTAGATTGCGTTCGAACGCTTCCTTGTTTCGAATCGTCCGGCCCTCGATAAACACATGGCTCAAAATGCAGAACAGCAAATCCTCCTTATACGAACCGGACCGCTGATATTGGATGATCGGATGTTTCGGCAGGCGTTGATAAGCCAGTTCGGCAGCGGCCGATTGCGGCGCGTTTTTCTGGATATAGGTGCATTCCTTACGCAACTGCAATTGGTACAAGCGCATCAGACCGGCCTGATGCTGCTGCGCGGCCTTGCGTTCGGTGTCGAACAGCCGCACGCCGACCGCATCGCCTTCGTCGACGATCGCGGGGTAGCCGATGAACGACTGGCCGCGCTGCATGAACTGGCGCGTATCCGGCAGATCGCCGAACGCCCACTGAATGCAGCCGGTATAATTCAATTCGTCGGCGGCCAGCTGGTCGAAGCTGTCGCCAGCCACAACCCCATGTTTAGCCTGGAGTTTTTTCAGATCGCGACCGTAATCGAGCAGCTTGCCCCGGTCGTCGACGACCCGGAAATTCATCTTTAAATGCTCGGGTAAGGACTCCGGATTCCAGGCGTTCAGCGGAATCGCCTCCCCGGTCAGCTTGCGCAACCGGTTGCCGAGCCATTCGTATAAAGAACCCTTGAAATCCGGCTCGATTTCGAGGCATTTTTTGACCGTTTCCGGCACCGGCACGAAATGCTTCCGGATCGGCTTCGGTAGCGACTTGACCAGCGCGACGCATTTCTCTTCGAGCAGCCCCGGCACCAGCCAGTCGAACGGCGTCTGCGAAACCTGGTTCAACTGATGCACCGGGATGATCGCGGTCACGCCGTCCTCGTCGTGGCCGGGCTCGAAGCGGTATTGCAGCCTGATCGTCAAATTGCCGACTTTTTTGCTGTCCGGATAATCCCACTCGTTCACCGCATGATCCTGCTCGCGGGTCAGGTCTTCCCGGGTCAGAAACAGGCATTTCGGATTGTCGCGCTCGACTTTCTTGCGCCACTGATCGAAGGTAACCCCGTTCACGACCTCGGCCGGGATCTTCTCGTCGTAAAACCGGTATAGCCATTCCTCGTCCTCGATCAGATCGACACGGCGTCCTTTGTGCTGGATATAGCCGACTTCTTCCAACAGTGTCCGGTTCGCGAGATAGAACGGCGCGTTGCTGTGATAATCATGATCGACCAGCGCCGAGCGGATGAAGATCTCGCGCGCCGCCTTCGGGTCGACGTGTTCGTAAGGCACCTTGCGCCCGGCCTGCAGCGTCAGGCCGAACAGCAAGGTGCGTTCGTGCACCGCAGAACGTGCCGCTTTCTTTTCCCAGTGCGGATCGTAATAATTGCGCTTGACCAAATACTCCGCGCATTCTTCGATCCATTCCGGCTCCACCTTCGCGACGGTCCTCGCGTAGATCTTGCTGGTCTCGACCTGCTCGGCCGCCATGATCCATTTCGGCCGCGCCTTGTACTGGCCGGAGCCCGGAAAGATGAAGAACTTCAAGCCGCGCGCGCCAAGATATTCGTATTGCTCGTGCCGGAAACCGATATTCGAGAGCAGGCCCGGCAACAGCGCACGGTGGATTTCCGCATAGCTGGCCGGCACCGTATTGATCTTCAGGTTCAAATCGCCCTTGATCACCTGCATGATCTGCGCGTGGATGTCGACCCATTCGCGCATCCGGATGTAGGATAAAAAATGGTCGCTGCAGTATTTGCGCAGTTTGTTGTTCGACAGATGCTTCTTCTGTTCCTCGAAGTCGTTCCAGAGGTTCAACAGGGTCAGAAAATCCGAATCCTCGTGGCGAAAGCGCGCCTGTTTCGCCTCGGCCTGGGCCAGCTTGTCGGCCGGTTTCTCGCGCGGATCCTGAATGCTCAGCGCCGAAACGATGATCGCGACTTCATGCAGCGCGTGCTGCTTTTCGGCCGCGATCAGCATCCGGGCCAGGCGCGGGTCGGTCGGAAACTTGACCAGTTGCTTGCCGATCTCGGTCAGTTTGCCCTGCTTGTCCAGCGCGTTGACTTCCTGCAAGACGGTCTTGCCGTCCCGAATCATCTTGTCTTCGGGCGGCTCGATGAACGGAAAATCTTCGATGTCGCCCAGGTTCAGCGCAGTCATTTGCAGGATGACGGCCGAGAGGTTCGTGCGCAGAATTTCCGGTTCGGTAAACTCGGGCCGCGCCTGATAATCTTCGGCCGAATACAGCCGGATGCAGATGCCTTCGGCGACCCGGCCGCAGCGCCCTGCCCTTTGGTTCGCGCTCGACTGCGAAATCCGTTCGATCGGCAGACGCTGGATCTTGCTGCGATGGCTGTAGCGGCTGATCCGCGCATGGCCGGTATCGATCACAGCGCGGATGCCGGGCACGGTCAGCGAGGTTTCGGCGACGTTGGTCGCCAGTACGATCCGGATCTTGCCGCCTTTCGGCTTGAACACCCGCTCCTGCTCGCTCGTGCTCAGCTTCGCATATAACGGCAGGATTTCATATTTGCTCGGATGGTGCTTTTTCAGCGATTCGGTCGTTTCCTTGATTTCGCGCTCGCCGCTCATGAAGATCAGGATGTCGCCGCGCACGTCGCGGACCAGCTCGTCGACCGCCTCCAGAATCGCCTGCTGCAGGTTGTCGCTGGTCTCGTCGTTCGCGGTTTTCTTGCCCTCTTCGTCCT
The genomic region above belongs to Methylomicrobium agile and contains:
- a CDS encoding DUF2231 domain-containing protein, with translation MTLFHSLTFMVHGGADHGGGIAAAVAGLLDFLEKLAGMEPPEIFAEVFPGIASMQNIHPLLVHFPIAFLSAFFLLDLAGSLFRKPSWRAVASWLLYLGAVSAIFTAAAGFIAANSVAHGGDVHGIMERHEHFMLTVLILSLLLSAWRALQGVAIEGAANTLFLILAAIMCGVLVLGADLGGLMVYRYGVAVSAVPVTEEALMHSHSGEEAAHEHDHGPAFDPDPDSGHAHESLPASEPAHDDQHDHDHDHDHDHDHDHDHDHDHDHDHDHDHDHTHDHPAASE
- a CDS encoding EAL domain-containing protein; amino-acid sequence: MNLLTRIAFIEEVGRIAETNRDRYTLLYAEINHTLQLASLTQGTAAAEELFSRIQSLIIGKVASIASARIGKLDRNRFGILLKLPVQESMQFAEQLAHLIDQQCIIVADIAYYPKLIIGVTSLSPEYKTPERILAAVDEALFQAKRAGNSVVKLIEYDDPVLHEYYDLLKLLPELREGLTNHAFVLFAQPISPINGADAEKKAEVLLRYKSDQGDSLTQRRLLRAAELFHISREVDLYVVQQLCRYLAENPQHAVYSLNISGSTIRYPGFIGKVEQNFRYYGIDSRKICFEITETVADHDYQNACEFMRQLKKNLGCLLSLDDIGIGSSNLANLSKFNVDFFKIDGLFMQNILKCPYSELVVSFICSAAKLFERETIAEYVENAEQLEKLKVLGVDYAQGYYVGKPSLLFDPA
- the hrpA gene encoding ATP-dependent RNA helicase HrpA, coding for MSLSETLKQLSRQLPQCLNQDRHGFKRQLDRLRNEYQKGKNPIAQVAALQAKIGQSAERRRQRLASVPVLNFPDLPVTGKKDEIAELIRNNQVVIVCGETGSGKTTQLPKICLSIGLGSGGFIGHTQPRRIAARTVADRIAEELGEPLGKSVGFKVRFTDKTHADSLVKLMTDGILLAETQNDPYLNQYDTIIIDEAHERSLNIDFLLGYMKWLLPKRPDLKLIITSATIDPERFSRHFFDAPIIEVSGRTYPVEIRYRPVEETEQDEEGKKTANDETSDNLQQAILEAVDELVRDVRGDILIFMSGEREIKETTESLKKHHPSKYEILPLYAKLSTSEQERVFKPKGGKIRIVLATNVAETSLTVPGIRAVIDTGHARISRYSHRSKIQRLPIERISQSSANQRAGRCGRVAEGICIRLYSAEDYQARPEFTEPEILRTNLSAVILQMTALNLGDIEDFPFIEPPEDKMIRDGKTVLQEVNALDKQGKLTEIGKQLVKFPTDPRLARMLIAAEKQHALHEVAIIVSALSIQDPREKPADKLAQAEAKQARFRHEDSDFLTLLNLWNDFEEQKKHLSNNKLRKYCSDHFLSYIRMREWVDIHAQIMQVIKGDLNLKINTVPASYAEIHRALLPGLLSNIGFRHEQYEYLGARGLKFFIFPGSGQYKARPKWIMAAEQVETSKIYARTVAKVEPEWIEECAEYLVKRNYYDPHWEKKAARSAVHERTLLFGLTLQAGRKVPYEHVDPKAAREIFIRSALVDHDYHSNAPFYLANRTLLEEVGYIQHKGRRVDLIEDEEWLYRFYDEKIPAEVVNGVTFDQWRKKVERDNPKCLFLTREDLTREQDHAVNEWDYPDSKKVGNLTIRLQYRFEPGHDEDGVTAIIPVHQLNQVSQTPFDWLVPGLLEEKCVALVKSLPKPIRKHFVPVPETVKKCLEIEPDFKGSLYEWLGNRLRKLTGEAIPLNAWNPESLPEHLKMNFRVVDDRGKLLDYGRDLKKLQAKHGVVAGDSFDQLAADELNYTGCIQWAFGDLPDTRQFMQRGQSFIGYPAIVDEGDAVGVRLFDTERKAAQQHQAGLMRLYQLQLRKECTYIQKNAPQSAAAELAYQRLPKHPIIQYQRSGSYKEDLLFCILSHVFIEGRTIRNKEAFERNLQAAKPNLIAAANDIGKIVPDIMLQYADIKARTGKLNPNDSLAKDVNQQLDLLIYAGFIRHTPYDQLKAIPRYLKAVLYRLDKFVNDPQKNQEIQRYAIRFWQDVEKKSKKETVIPEQDPFRWALEEFRVSLYAQQLKTAFPVSAKRLEKAWDERG